TATGCATCCTATATGActtgtgtatgtgagtgtgtgcatacGTTATGTGTTTGACTGAGTCTGTCACTCAGTGTTGTTGACACTGTAGGGTGGTGGAGGGTCCAGACTGTGATCAGAAGAGGGAGTTAAGGTTCCTGGGAGTCCAGAGGAGGGAGTCGGAGAGGCTGGAGGATCTTCTGAGTCAGAATTCTCCAGCGAGAAGTCATCAACCAACGCTCTGCGTCCACGCAATGCCAGGGGCAATGGAACACGCCTGGATAAGATAGATACAGTTACTCTGCTGTCCTATGTCCTGCTGTGAGTCAAATGAGCACAATATGAAATAAACACCCCACTTtggacagtgtttttcttttctttttttctttttttttttttttagaaaactgCTTTCAAACTGCTATTTTGTTTCTGAAAATGCAGTCTAccaactttattttcataattctTTCACCATTCTCCAGTATCTTTAATACGGCCATAAACAAATGCTTCTGAAATGATTTAATACGTTTATCTATGAATTATGTTTTAAGTTATCCTGTGTAGAGGACTATGTACCAGTATGTTTATTGCCTTAGCACTTTGACTTTACTCtaagttttaattaaattaaacaagatGTCAATCTGTGAACTTTAGAGTTGCTCGATTTTGTTACCTTTGGACTGGACCAGGCTGTTACTGCTATGCTAAGTTAACCAGCCTTTGTTTGTGGCTTcatatttacagtacagtacagacaGAGTGGTATCAACCTGAAACATGACTGTAACCAAGACAGACAAATTAGCATATTTcccaaaacatacaaaaagttaaataataacagattaacacacaacacataatgttacaaaaaaataaaaataaacagaaaaaaacacacatgatgaCCTACTTATCTGGTCTCCATTCAGGGATGCTGAGTGTTGGTGTGACgcagacagatggacagtgaGTCAAAGTTAGATGGACATAAACGGATACAACAAaagaacaaagcaaaacaaaccatATCATGTTAATGAGgagttaaaaaaagggaaaataaaaaaacacaaatgatgtcaaacacaaatgtacatgcacacactaacaaacacacacacacacacatatggttACCTGAGCTGGTTGCGCAGGGAGCTGATCTCTCGCATCATGGTCTGACTGTTGTCAGTGAtctcctccagctctctctgCAGCTTCCTCTTCTGGGCATTGGAACGCGAATTCTCCTCTTCCACTTCCTCCAGCTGCCTCTTCAGTTGCTTCAGTCGAACCATCGACTTATCCAGCTGGAGAGGAggggacagagaagagagatggggagaggtggaggagaagaggtgCAATAAGTGtgttgcagaaaaaaaaaaagaaacacaagaagGCAGAAAAGTCAAAGTGTATACAAAGGGAGATTAGTCTGGGAACAGGACTGATGGGGATCAGGAATCAGATTAAATCTGGCAGACAATCACAGATGAGGTTTTGGAAGGAAAGTCACTGTCTCGCTCTGGTTGAgggatttattttttcagaCCTGAATATGCTCTACCTTCCCTATAATACACAGATGCCAGAGCAGGATTAGGATTAAGTTGGATTCAGTTGGATGAGTCACTCATTTAGGATGATTTTTTTCAGCACTCTCTGTGCCCTGGGGCACAATTACAGCGGAGACAGTTGCTGATGTAGCCCCTATTAAATGGTTAGTTCATGCTTATACTGCATAAGTGCTATACATCAGCTCACTTTAGGCTGATGTCCAGTTAATGTTAATTTTCTTACCTGTTCTCTGTACTGGTCTGCATGTCTCCTCTCGTCCTCTGCCTGCATCATCACCTCTTTcagtttcttctctgtttttcgTACCAGTTTGTTGGCAATGGCTCGTTCCCTTAAAGATGCAAAGAGCCACAATAAGCAACCTGTTGCATCGAGCAATTATTACAATACAACTGCAATAAAACAATTGTCAGTTCTTTTGACAGCTCCtactaataaatgaaaaaaaatctgctttacAGTTTATTGTGGAAACATATTCCATGTCTCTGTCATTATCATGAAACCAATTTATATTTATGGTTATTGTGGGGTTTGAATGGGAAGTCCTTTTTATCACCTATACAGTGATAAAAAGGACATGGGACTTGGGCTCACTCTACataatattttatctttatGTATTTGTGAGGATGCAGGGAGGTAATAAGTATTAACTGTCAAATTGACTTGGtacattcattcagtcatgtAATTCAACATAAAGAAAACCATTATGTGTAAAATGATGTATCAAAATTATTccttattttttcttcattgcactttttatttactgtatgttttaaaatttaaaatatccCTCTGTGTAGTTTGTAtgtttctctcactgtctctcctgCTCCAGTTGCTCCTCCATTGACTCGATCTTGGCCTCCAAGGCGGCGACACTGAGCCTGTGTTTGCCCCTCActgctccctccatctctcccagCCGCGCCTTCAGCTCCTTGTTCTGCTTCTCCAGGTGGTCCCGAGCTGCCTCCGCCTTTTGCGCCAAAGTCCTCTCCCCCTGCAGCTGCACGGTCAGCGTCTCCACCTGGAGCCAGATGAGAAAGGAACGATGACGTGTGATTGCGTGGGTGTATGTGAAtacagaggaaacagagaatggtgacactctgtgtgtgtgataagtGTGAGTGTAGTTTTATCCACAGCACCTGTAGAGTCATCTTCCTTTGTCTCTCTGCCAGCAGTTCAGAGTtcgtctgctcctcctccagctcctcttcCAGCTGACTGACTCGAGCGTCTAACCTCCGCTTCTCTTCACTCATTGCAGTTCTGACCAAACATACAATTCTAGTTACAGCAACTCGAGCACCAACAcactaaatgacacaaaatatCAGCAGTAGAGAGATACTAACTTTCCAGTACTGCTGTTGACCATCTCGTCAGCCAACTCGTCTCTTTCCTGCTGAGCCTGCCTCTTCTGTCTCTCCGATACTGCCAGCTCCTACACAGAATAATTGATGCAGACAGCAACATGTGTTTAATAAACAAATCTAACAATACTGTATTATGACATGATGTCTCTATTGACATGGCCCAgcatggcacacacacacgcatgtgcgTACACACACCTCTGTGAGTTGAAGGACTTCTGCCTCCAGAGACTGGATTTTCTTATCGCTGTCTTTGGATTGGGAGACCACCTCCTCCCGAGTTAACTTGGACTCATCGAGCTCGCGAAGAACTTCCTTCATTTGACCCTGTGatacattaaatgttaaaaatgttatatatgttgaatattaaaaaagatGCCACACTGACgagtagaaaaaataaatgcttaTTTGTTTTACCTGCAGCCTTCGTAGCTGCTTCATAGCCTCCTCTTTGCCACGGCTGGACGTGTCCACCTGGGCCTGGGcttcctccagctctgcctccaGCTGCTTCCTGGAGGACACAGCCTGAGACCGCtgactcttctcctcctccagctggatCTCCAACTCCCTCACCTAATATACAATGAAGGACAAACATTTTTGAAGTAATTTGGAgaaaggagcagcagcagcatcttctATATTTTGCTTTCTCTTTCCCCTCTCGACCTGTTTGCTGAGtgccctcctcttctcctctcccttcTCCTCGCTGTTGCCGATCTCCCTCTCAAACTGGGCTTTGAGTGCCTGTAGGGTGACCTCCAGCCTCAGCCTGGAGTTCTCTGCCTCCCCCAGTTCCTCATCAAGCTCCTGTGTCTGAACTCTCAGGCTCTGCACCTCTGTTTCCAATGACCGCCGAGTCCGCTCCAACTCATGAACCTAGTCCAAAAAAAGATAAGAGTGGGTAAATACCTGAGGACGGTgacataaaataatcaaataaaacgGAGTCCCAAAAGGAAAATACTTACATTCTTGCCGACATCATCCTGCTGGTTCACAAGTTGCTCCATTTCTGCACGTAGTTGTTTGTTTGCCCTCTCTAGCTCTTCCTTCTGATCCTGGACCTCCTacatacagaaacacagaagaTTTATCTCCGCAATCACAGACACATAACACACTTTCTTCTATCTCTTGAATAGTTTACCTGCAGGGCCCGGGACAGCGCCAGATGTCTTGTCTCCTTCTCTCGGTTGTCAGCTTCTGCTCTGTCCTTCTCTTCTGCCAGCCGAGCACTCACTGACTTCTCCTCTGCCAAACACTGAAGGACAAAGTGAAGGAGGTAAAGTTAGAGGTCAAAGAGAAACATTTCAAGAATATCAACTCAGTTAGATTTttgcagcaaacaaacaagtttCTAACCTGGTCAAACTTCTTCTGCCTCTTCTCCAGGGCCATGCAGTTCTGCCTCTCCCTCTGCAAGGCCAGTGTCATGTCCTCTATTTCCTCCCTCAGACGTTCCCTCTGCCTCTCCACTcgctccttctcttcctctttctgttgCTCCCTCTGGATGGCACTGTCCAGTTCTCTCTGAAGTTTCCTGCGCATCTCTTCACCAGCTTCCACTGCGGTGGTCACCTCCTCCGACTGCTTACGAACCTCAGACAGCTGCAAAAGGGAGCAGAGTGGATTGAtatttgtgtgtacacacctactgtatgtgttttatgtgtttttgtgatttagCATGGGTCATTTTAATCTTTCACTTTTGTGGACATTGCTCTAGAGCAACAGTTCCACAGTTAAACAAGATCTGTGGGTCTCTCTGATTTACCTGCTGGGTGTGAGTTTGGATCTGTCGGGCCAACTCTTTggctctttcctcctcctcctcaagtCTCTCCATCAGTccattcttctcctcctccagtgcTCGCACCCTGGTGGCCAGGGCCATCTTCTGACGAGTTTCAtcctgcagcagctcctgagagagagagagagaaaaaacatgtgTGAAAGTCAGTGTATGAGTCATGTATGAGGATGTCCTTAACTCAACAAGACATATTCCTGATGCCTGTTTTCCTTTCAGTTTTTTACCTTTGTATCATGCAGCTGATTCTCCAGGCTGTTGACCTCTTTCGAGAGACGAAGAGATTTGGTGTCAATGGAGGACAAATTGCCAGTGAGAGACTCAATCTCAcactgaaagagaaagaaaaaaatcatgtaTCAACGGAAAAAAAGAGTGACTCCTTCACAGCAATACAGAAATCTAAACCTATCGATAAGTTATGGTTCAAAATCAGCTCCTTTGTATTCTTTTGCACCTGCAGCTTGTGCATTcgttcctctctctcctccttctctctgtcagCTTGTGTCAGACGGGCGCCAAGCTCCTGCAGCTGACCCTCAGCCCTCTTGCGACCTCGCTCGCTCTCTGTGCGGCCCGTTTGAAGACTCTTGAGCTCAGCAGTCAAATTCtgcgtctcctcctccatcagtgCCTTTGACTTCTCCAGAGACTGACGTGCCTgaaagacaacagcaacaacacaaggTGAGTCAGTGTTAATGCATGTACTGTAAGTGTTTCTGGGCACAAGTGTGTGATTCTCCTACCCTCTTGCTGTTGTCAAGCTGCTCCTGGAGGTTGTCTATGGCAGCACTGTGTTTGATTCTGAGCTCTGACAGCTGGGCCTCATGGCGGCGAGTCTCCTCTTCAACACGTCGCTGGAGATCACCTAACTCTGTCTCTCGACGAGACCTATAGAGATTTAAGAGGAGTAAGTCtgaccattttttttcctttttcagacTTGATCTGACAACAAACGCAAAATATGaccatttgaatttgaatttttgaCATTTATCATTTACCTTAGCTCCTGCTGGGCAGCTGTGGTGTCTAAAGTGTCTTCCAACTCAGTTCGTAAAGCCTCCAACTCCTCCCCCAGGTCACGTCTCTGCTTCTCCGCCCTTTCCCTCATCCCTCGCTCGTTGTCCACTTCCTCCTTTAGCTCAGACACCTGGGACATGGCCTCCCTCAGTGATCTCTGAGCTTCAGCACGATGAGCACCCTCTTCCTCCAACCTGACAGAAGCACAGATTGAGAAAAGAAATCAGATAGTGTTAGGGGAAATCTTAAAAAAACTGCAATTTTGTATGTTATTATGTCTAGTTTAGGTCCTTCTGTATCTCACCTGGCCTGTAAGGTGgtgatttctttttccttctgaGACAGACTGCCCCGTAGCTCAGCAGTCAGCATGCCAAGGTCTGACAGCTGCTCCTGGGTGTCAACCGACTCGGTCTCCATTCTCCTCTTCCACTTCTCCTGCTCCAAGCGACCCTGCTCTTCGCGCTTTAGACGTTCTGCACACAGTGATGAAGTGACTTACGATCAGATCACAGCCTTTCAAGTTAGATATAGTTACAGGAATTCAAATGATAAATACACAATATGACATATTACTTGCTttctatatttcatatttcactcTTACTTGCGTGCTGCAAGATAATATACATAAAACCTGGCAGGGTGATCTTGCACCTCAAAAAGACAACAGAGAAGACGCAATTACTTATAGCTTAAAGAGTGTAGATATAGGCAACTggactcaagcaagtccagttgcctataTCTACACTCCTGAAGATAtagtgacttaaatgactgacAACCTTCACAAACAGTTAGTTGTAGATTTACCACTAGCCTGACATTGGGACAGTTACCCTCTAAGTCAGCAATGACAgcatcctgtttgtttttgagctTGTTCAGACTTTTggttttctcctcttcctcagttaGCTGGTCGGTGACCTCACTCAGACGCTCCTCCAACTGTTTCTTCTCCTGCTCAAaaagatattatatatatggaGTTAAGAAACAGAAAAATTAATATGTTATCAGAGACTGTTGTGATAAAGCAATGTTCAGTCCACCTTGCTGAATCGGTCTCTATGCTCCACTGCAGTCAGCAGGTCGGTTTCCAGACTCTTCACTTTAGTCTCCAGGGTAACTTTCtccagcaggaggcgctgtCGGGcactttcttcctcctctaACTGCTCCTCCAGGTCCTGAGTGATGTAATTAGCATATCAGGACAGGGGCAGACTATGACAGCAAAATATTGTCACTTCATTGTTGTATAAATAGGCAACttatgcataaaataaaatattcatacaGACCTGAACATTCTGctgcatcttcttcttctcattggTTAGCTGCAcacccctctcctcctcctcttccaatCGAGCCTCTAGCTCACCTAGCACTTCCTCCAGTTCCTGTTTCCGATTGGCCAGCTTGGCTCTCATGTCCTCCGCCTCTGCAAACAGCTCTGCCTCTGCCTGCAGCTGGTCAGCCAGCACTGTCTTCTCCTCAATCAGCTAGAACATGACggaaagaggaggcagaggagtgaTAAGTTATCAGCTGTTTCACAGCAAAGTCAGAGCAAATGGAATTCAGTGTTGATGGAACATGGACGGAGATCCCTCAGAACAAAATGGAAGCTGGTTTACCTGAGCATATTTCTTATCCAGCTCGGTGTAGTCCTGCTCCACTCGGGTTAGCGTGTCCTTCGCCTTCAGGATTTCAGCTTCCCTTACCTGGATCTCCTCATCCTGCCGGGTCACCTGCAGCAGGGGCTTCACCTGGATGAACCACAACAAGCATTAAACAGAGATTGATGTAAAACATTCACCATTACATTCACATTCATGGTTTCATTTCATGAAGTGGGGTACTGTAATTTTTCATTCCCATTGCcatgtttatttcaaacatatgGTTTCATATTACATGTTTCTAAAACCAAATACTTCAGCTATCAGTTTTGTCCAATGTTAGCTGGGGTCTGCATCTGTCATTCTATATTACTTATAacattatttctatatttttactGTCAATCATACAATCATTAAACTCTGATTAAACTAACTAAGATAATAAAATAGAGCAATAAAATCAACAGTGTTGGAGATATGTGCAATGtaaatttcatttatatttccTGTATATGTCGACGGTACCTTAGTAAACAGACGCCACCACTGCCAGTTCCTGAGTTTGAGGTAAGCAGCACAGTTCCTCTGCATCACTCTCAGAgcactcagctgctgctgcttcttcaaaAAGGCTCTGAGAAGTAAAACAATAATCACAAGAAcacaacaaaatcaataaaaaacatttgtagGTAGCCTGGAATaaagtctgtctgtcactggggacaacaacaaatgtgtttttaatgcttaTTTTTACTGCTGCATTATGTAGTACAATTATAGTTTTTAACTATAATAATCAAGGTAATAAATCACCTAAATCAATTaatattacagtttttaaaaGACCTCAGACTTGTTAGGCTTCACTGTAAAAAGtacaactttattatttatgcCATTTGCGGGTTTCCATAAGCTGTGCCAAAGACCTGTCTATGCTGCTACAGTTCCTGAGTCACTGATAGAAGctgataaataattaaatattaatgctCCTTGAAGAGTGAAACACTAACTCTACATGAACCGCATTAAGCAAGCGCTTGTGCAAGAGAAACCCCAACAATGTTTGCCTTCTCTTCTCCCTGAGTGATGTTAACTGGCTCAGGACATAAGTTGTTTctaaaagacttttttttcatatttgttcaataaccatcaataaataaaagtgtctggaaaaaggaaaaacatccaTTGTAGTGGGAAAGGTTGTTGTAAGACAACACAATGATTGAAGCCAAGAGGAGGCGCTGTGAGAACGGTTTTGTTGATACGGACTACATCATATCTTAATCACCTGTAAGAAAACACTCAACTTTATCATATCATCACAGGTAGGCAGGTTAGCTAGTGACAGTGAGAGCCAGACACTTGACACTGgacatttgatattttttttttcccagagaaCTTTATTGATGGCCTGAGGAGGATTTCAACAAGAACAGAGttgttttcagcagcagtgctgttgtGCCGTGTTAATGAGGATGCCACAAGAGAGCAGCCCATATTTGTTCAAGTCAAAATAATTTCATTATCGACTGTTCATTATGTATCTCAATTTGCAAATGAGGGCACTCACTTGTGCAAGTTATGAGTGACAATCATTAGTGatattaataatttaaacttGTAGCAGTGTTGCTCAATAATCTTTGAAACTGTGTTGTGAAAATGTAGGGCAAAtacaaaaaagtataaaaaataataatagtttcgAAACCAATTATGGACTACAACTATAACATTatcaacacaacaaaagcacttaacTGCTGAAAAAAGAATCAATACGTATATCATGTAAAATACCTCACAGGAGCTTACACACCAAAGAAACATACCTCTAATGatctgttaatatttattttgtggtaCACTCTTACTTGCGTGCTAGGTAGCCTCTGGAAGTGCTCTGGAAGCGTATGATGGTGTCAGTGATCTttaggtctctctcctcctcaagGTGACCCAGGACTCCAGCTCTGAAGAATACTTTACTCTGACCAACTCTGTATAGGTTGTGGTCCAGCTCCAGAGCCCTGATCTGAACAAGGACACAGATGGTCAGCACACAGTGCATCTACCACTATGCTGTCTGATAAGAGCTACCAAAAAATGACTTACCATGAGTTCGGATGCCTGTTTGCCATCCATGAAGGTGCGAGGAATAGCATTAGGAGTCAGGATCTCATATCTGAAAGACAAGTGTGATTCTGTAAGTAATTGAGACTGAGGATGTGTAAAACAGGTCATTTACAGGTGCCAGAGAAAGTGCTTAAAGAAAACAagtagtgtgtgagagagagaacggCAGGCACAGATGGTTATGAAAGGCACTGTACTAGTAGTAAAGGTAGAATTACATCCTCGTCATTGCATACCACCACTTAACAACTGAGTTGCACTTTATATACacattcactgtgtttctttaattttgcCTATTTATGGAAATGTTTCCTCAGAGTTGAAGGTCTAATGGTAGAGGATGTTCTTTGTTGTAGAGATTGTGAAAACCCTAGAGGCATATATGTGATTTGTGATATAGGGatgtatgtaaataaaagtgactgTTACTTAACTTTGTTAAGCTTATTAGTTTTTACGGTGAAATCCCATGTACATGTTCACATACATAATAAAACTGATAGCAAGACAGTATGGAGCTAATTCTATAACACGGATGTCTTCAGAAGATCTAAATTTCAAGATGGAAACCAAGATTATATTCAGCAAGTCAGTCTCTgatgcatgcacacatgtgcacataccTCTGCCTGAACTCCTGGAATGGGATGCGGTTAGGGAAGCCTTGTCTGCAGATACGAATCCCCTCCAGAACACCATTACATCTAAGCTGGTCCAAAACCAAATTGGGAGACAGTTTACCAGCCTGGGAGAGaagggaaaaacagaaacatttagaCATTCTTGTAGTTTACAGGTTTCTATCCATTCTCCCTCTTATCCAGCTCCACAGTCTCACCTTCTTCTCATGGTTGGGGATGATGCAGCGGAGGAAGTTGGGGTTGGTGTTCCTCAGAGTAGCCATCAGCTTGGTGAGAGACTCCTTGTAAAGCTGACTAACTGTCCTAAACATTCCCTTCTTGGTCTTTAGTCCTCCACCTCCGAATGTGACCGGCCCACTGCTCTCCCCTGTCGACACCTGGTCCATACCCACAATCCTGTCCACTggataaatgaaaacacatagAGTTATGAT
The sequence above is a segment of the Solea solea chromosome 13, fSolSol10.1, whole genome shotgun sequence genome. Coding sequences within it:
- the myh14 gene encoding myosin-10 isoform X4, which gives rise to MSRPTGGGVNDITRYLTSGVAPGSPNAKSTISAASQADWAAKRLVWVPSEKQGFESASIREERGDEVEVELTDSQRKLTLSREEVQRMNPPRFSKVEDMADLTCLNEASVLHNLRERYYSGLIYTYSGLFCVVVNPYKNLPIYTESIVEMYRGKKRHEMPPHIYAISEAAYRSMLQDREDQAILCTGESGAGKTENTKKVIQYLAHVASSHKGGTPGRSKEAMQGELERQLLQANPILEAFGNAKTVKNDNSSRFGKFIRINFDVAGYIVGANIETYLLEKSRATRQAKDERTFHIFYQFLCGASEQTRADLLLGTADDYRFLSGGSIPVPGQSDSENFTQTMDSMAIMGFNPEESVSMLKVISSVLQLGNITFMKEKNHDQASMPDNTAAQKLCHLLGINVLEFTRAILTPRIKVGREYVQKAQTKEQADFAVEALAKATYERLFRWLVHRVNRALDRRQRQGASFIGILDIAGFEIFQLNSFEQLCINYTNEKLQQLFNHTMFILEQEEYQREGIEWNFIDFGLDLQPCIDLIEKPTHPPGVLALLDEECWFPRATDRSFVEKVSAEQGTHPKFFKSKQPRGEADFSIIHYAGKVDYKADQWLVKNMDPLNDNVASLLHQSSDHFVSELWKEDIQTLPRVYFFDSYATIQANGSDMDRIVGMDQVSTGESSGPVTFGGGGLKTKKGMFRTVSQLYKESLTKLMATLRNTNPNFLRCIIPNHEKKAGKLSPNLVLDQLRCNGVLEGIRICRQGFPNRIPFQEFRQRYEILTPNAIPRTFMDGKQASELMIRALELDHNLYRVGQSKVFFRAGVLGHLEEERDLKITDTIIRFQSTSRGYLARKAFLKKQQQLSALRVMQRNCAAYLKLRNWQWWRLFTKVKPLLQVTRQDEEIQVREAEILKAKDTLTRVEQDYTELDKKYAQLIEEKTVLADQLQAEAELFAEAEDMRAKLANRKQELEEVLGELEARLEEEEERGVQLTNEKKKMQQNVQDLEEQLEEEESARQRLLLEKVTLETKVKSLETDLLTAVEHRDRFSKEKKQLEERLSEVTDQLTEEEEKTKSLNKLKNKQDAVIADLEERLKREEQGRLEQEKWKRRMETESVDTQEQLSDLGMLTAELRGSLSQKEKEITTLQARLEEEGAHRAEAQRSLREAMSQVSELKEEVDNERGMRERAEKQRRDLGEELEALRTELEDTLDTTAAQQELRSRRETELGDLQRRVEEETRRHEAQLSELRIKHSAAIDNLQEQLDNSKRARQSLEKSKALMEEETQNLTAELKSLQTGRTESERGRKRAEGQLQELGARLTQADREKEEREERMHKLQCEIESLTGNLSSIDTKSLRLSKEVNSLENQLHDTKELLQDETRQKMALATRVRALEEEKNGLMERLEEEEERAKELARQIQTHTQQLSEVRKQSEEVTTAVEAGEEMRRKLQRELDSAIQREQQKEEEKERVERQRERLREEIEDMTLALQRERQNCMALEKRQKKFDQCLAEEKSVSARLAEEKDRAEADNREKETRHLALSRALQEVQDQKEELERANKQLRAEMEQLVNQQDDVGKNVHELERTRRSLETEVQSLRVQTQELDEELGEAENSRLRLEVTLQALKAQFEREIGNSEEKGEEKRRALSKQVRELEIQLEEEKSQRSQAVSSRKQLEAELEEAQAQVDTSSRGKEEAMKQLRRLQGQMKEVLRELDESKLTREEVVSQSKDSDKKIQSLEAEVLQLTEELAVSERQKRQAQQERDELADEMVNSSTGKTAMSEEKRRLDARVSQLEEELEEEQTNSELLAERQRKMTLQVETLTVQLQGERTLAQKAEAARDHLEKQNKELKARLGEMEGAVRGKHRLSVAALEAKIESMEEQLEQERQERAIANKLVRKTEKKLKEVMMQAEDERRHADQYREQLDKSMVRLKQLKRQLEEVEEENSRSNAQKRKLQRELEEITDNSQTMMREISSLRNQLSIPEWRPDKRVPLPLALRGRRALVDDFSLENSDSEDPPASPTPSSGLPGTLTPSSDHSLDPPPPYSVNNTE
- the myh14 gene encoding myosin-10 isoform X1 translates to MSRPTGGGVNDITRYLTSGVAPGSPNAKSTISAASQADWAAKRLVWVPSEKQGFESASIREERGDEVEVELTDSQRKLTLSREEVQRMNPPRFSKVEDMADLTCLNEASVLHNLRERYYSGLIYTYSGLFCVVVNPYKNLPIYTESIVEMYRGKKRHEMPPHIYAISEAAYRSMLQDREDQAILCTGESGAGKTENTKKVIQYLAHVASSHKGGTPGRSKEAMQIDGSRSLTRGSTLVNRGELERQLLQANPILEAFGNAKTVKNDNSSRFGKFIRINFDVAGYIVGANIETYLLEKSRATRQAKDERTFHIFYQFLCGASEQTRADLLLGTADDYRFLSGGSIPVPGQSDSENFTQTMDSMAIMGFNPEESVSMLKVISSVLQLGNITFMKEKNHDQASMPDNTAAQKLCHLLGINVLEFTRAILTPRIKVGREYVQKAQTKEQADFAVEALAKATYERLFRWLVHRVNRALDRRQRQGASFIGILDIAGFEIFQLNSFEQLCINYTNEKLQQLFNHTMFILEQEEYQREGIEWNFIDFGLDLQPCIDLIEKPTHPPGVLALLDEECWFPRATDRSFVEKVSAEQGTHPKFFKSKQPRGEADFSIIHYAGKVDYKADQWLVKNMDPLNDNVASLLHQSSDHFVSELWKEDIQTLPRVYFFDSYATIQANGSDMDRIVGMDQVSTGESSGPVTFGGGGLKTKKGMFRTVSQLYKESLTKLMATLRNTNPNFLRCIIPNHEKKAGKLSPNLVLDQLRCNGVLEGIRICRQGFPNRIPFQEFRQRYEILTPNAIPRTFMDGKQASELMIRALELDHNLYRVGQSKVFFRAGVLGHLEEERDLKITDTIIRFQSTSRGYLARKAFLKKQQQLSALRVMQRNCAAYLKLRNWQWWRLFTKVKPLLQVTRQDEEIQVREAEILKAKDTLTRVEQDYTELDKKYAQLIEEKTVLADQLQAEAELFAEAEDMRAKLANRKQELEEVLGELEARLEEEEERGVQLTNEKKKMQQNVQDLEEQLEEEESARQRLLLEKVTLETKVKSLETDLLTAVEHRDRFSKEKKQLEERLSEVTDQLTEEEEKTKSLNKLKNKQDAVIADLEERLKREEQGRLEQEKWKRRMETESVDTQEQLSDLGMLTAELRGSLSQKEKEITTLQARLEEEGAHRAEAQRSLREAMSQVSELKEEVDNERGMRERAEKQRRDLGEELEALRTELEDTLDTTAAQQELRSRRETELGDLQRRVEEETRRHEAQLSELRIKHSAAIDNLQEQLDNSKRARQSLEKSKALMEEETQNLTAELKSLQTGRTESERGRKRAEGQLQELGARLTQADREKEEREERMHKLQCEIESLTGNLSSIDTKSLRLSKEVNSLENQLHDTKELLQDETRQKMALATRVRALEEEKNGLMERLEEEEERAKELARQIQTHTQQLSEVRKQSEEVTTAVEAGEEMRRKLQRELDSAIQREQQKEEEKERVERQRERLREEIEDMTLALQRERQNCMALEKRQKKFDQCLAEEKSVSARLAEEKDRAEADNREKETRHLALSRALQEVQDQKEELERANKQLRAEMEQLVNQQDDVGKNVHELERTRRSLETEVQSLRVQTQELDEELGEAENSRLRLEVTLQALKAQFEREIGNSEEKGEEKRRALSKQVRELEIQLEEEKSQRSQAVSSRKQLEAELEEAQAQVDTSSRGKEEAMKQLRRLQGQMKEVLRELDESKLTREEVVSQSKDSDKKIQSLEAEVLQLTEELAVSERQKRQAQQERDELADEMVNSSTGKTAMSEEKRRLDARVSQLEEELEEEQTNSELLAERQRKMTLQVETLTVQLQGERTLAQKAEAARDHLEKQNKELKARLGEMEGAVRGKHRLSVAALEAKIESMEEQLEQERQERAIANKLVRKTEKKLKEVMMQAEDERRHADQYREQLDKSMVRLKQLKRQLEEVEEENSRSNAQKRKLQRELEEITDNSQTMMREISSLRNQLSIPEWRPDKRVPLPLALRGRRALVDDFSLENSDSEDPPASPTPSSGLPGTLTPSSDHSLDPPPPYSVNNTE